A DNA window from Megalobrama amblycephala isolate DHTTF-2021 linkage group LG11, ASM1881202v1, whole genome shotgun sequence contains the following coding sequences:
- the LOC125278659 gene encoding frizzled-6-like translates to MAAMQILLWFSIALFLLDSCMSHTLFTCEPVHVQWCHGMPYNTTFFPNMLEHYDQDIAAIKMKHFMPLASLRCSPDVHLFLCQAFVPECRDHTRVLRPCRELCERVRSDCSGDMLTFGISWPTELQCDRLESCRFSPDGSAVSAVEEVTTSRSSLSSGRDLGFWCPLQLKTRSGSFLGTQDCAPPCDNMYLKPHEVRFAKTFIGVSSVVCLCATLFTFLTFLIDVERFRYPERPIVFYSVCYSFVSLVYFVGFLLDDAAACSEPSVPGRVSTVVLGGRSRSCSLLFMLLYFSSTAGMVWWVILTITWFLAAGPKWSCEAIEKKAVWFHAVAWGLPAALTVVLLALNKVEGDGISGVCFVGLYDLAVLRWFVVAPLAIGVLVGLSLLLAGIVSLNHVRQVIQHDERNQEKLKKFMIRIGVFSGLYLLPLLVLLGCYLYEQAQRRTWENSWIHEHCQEYSIPCSSRSIDAERPELSLFLIKYLMTLVVGIPAVFWVSSKKTCSEWASFFKRTRKKDPISESRRVLQESCEFFLKHNSRVQHKSKHYKSSSHKLKVVSKSMGTSTGVHTPVSSNHDNTPVSTAIRNHCVPSQSVCDPPHSSEGLGSMVPTERRSKADTSSRISSRAESLHRLTPKDDVLEAGQSSAHCTSSQ, encoded by the exons ATGGCTGCCATGCAGATCCTGCTTTGGTTCAGCATCGCTTTGTTCCTGCTGGACTCTTGCATGAGCCACACTTTGTTCACGTGCGAGCCTGTGCATGTGCAGTGGTGTCATGGCATGCCGTACAACACCACCTTTTTCCCCAACATGCTTGAGCACTATGACCAGGACATCGCTGCAATAAAGATGAAG CACTTCATGCCGCTGGCCAGCCTGCGCTGCTCTCCTGACGTGCATCTGTTCCTGTGCCAGGCTTTTGTTCCCGAGTGCAGGGATCACACGCGTGTGCTGCGGCCGTGCAGAGAGCTGTGTGAGCGCGTGCGGTCCGACTGCAGCGGAGACATGCTCACCTTCGGGATCAGCTGGCCGACAGAGCTGCAGTGCGACCG aTTGGAATCATGTCGCTTTTCTCCTGACGGTTCTGCCGTTTCAGCCGTAGAAGAAGTGACCACGTCCAGAAGCTCTCTGTCGTCCGGACGGGATCTGGGATTCTGGTGCCCCCTTCAGCTGAAGACTCGCTCCGGCTCTTTCCTCGGGACTCAAGACTGCGCGCCGCCCTGCGACAACATGTACCTTAAGCCACATGAAGTGCGTTTCGCTAAGACCTTCATCGGCGTGAGCTCCGTTGTGTGCTTGTGTGCAACTCTGTTCACATTTTTAACCTTCCTCATTGATGTCGAGCGATTTCGCTACCCCGAGCGGCCGATCGTCTTCTACTCTGTCTGCTACAGTTTTGTCTCTCTCGTCTATTTTGTTGGTTTTCTGTTGGATGACGCGGCCGCTTGCTCTGAGCCGAGTGTGCCGGGCCGCGTGTCGACGGTCGTGCTGGGAGGCCGGAGCCGCAGCTGCTCGCTGCTCTTCATGCTGCTCTACTTCTCCTCCACTGCGGGAATGGTGTGGTGGGTCATTCTGACCATCACCTGGTTTCTGGCTGCAGGGCCGAAGTGGAGCTGTGAAGCCATAGAGAAGAAGGCCGTGTGGTTCCACGCGGTGGCCTGGGGTCTGCCCGCGGCGCTGACCGTCGTGCTGCTGGCGCTCAATAAGGTGGAGGGAGACGGCATCAGCGGCGTGTGCTTCGTCGGCCTGTACGATCTGGCGGTGCTGCGCTGGTTCGTCGTGGCTCCGCTGGCCATCGGGGTGCTGGTCGGCCTGTCGCTGCTGCTCGCTGGCATCGTGTCTCTGAACCACGTGCGTCAGGTGATCCAGCATGACGAACGGAACCAGGAGAAGCTGAAGAAGTTCATGATCCGCATCGGCGTGTTCAGCGGCCTCTACCTGCTGCCTCTGCTGGTGCTGCTCGGCTGCTACCTGTACGAACAAGCCCAGCGCCGCACCTGGGAGAACAGCTGGATCCACGAGCACTGTCAGGAGTACAGCATCCCCTGCTCCAGCCGC AGTATTGATGCGGAGCGGCCTGAGCTCTCCCTGTTTCTCATCAAGTACCTGATGACGCTGGTTGTGGGAATACCAGCTGTGTTCTGGGTCAGCAGTAAGAAGACCTGCTCGGAGTGGGCGTCATTCTTCAAGAGAACGCGCAAAAAAGA CCCCATCAGCGAGAGCAGGCGTGTCCTGCAGGAGTCCTGCGAGTTCTTCCTCAAGCACAACAGCCGCGTGCAGCACAAGTCCAAACACTACAAGTCCTCCTCACACAAGCTCAAGGTCGTGTCCAAGTCCATGGGCACCAGCACAGGCGTTCACACCCCTGTCAGCAGTAACCATGACAACACGCCTGTCTCCACGGCAATCCGCAACCACTGCGTTCCCAGCCAGAGCGTCTGTGATCCGCCTCACTCCTCGGAAGGCTTGGGCTCGATGGTTCCCACTGAGAGACGCAGTAAAGCCGACACTTCCAGTCGGATCAGCAGCCGCGCTGAAAGCTTACACAG GTTGACACCCAAAGATGACGTGCTGGAGGCTGGCCAGAGCTCCGCCCACTGCACCAGCAGCCAATGA